The genomic window AAGCATTTTTCCTTTCTTGTAGAAGAGGACATCCGTCCGAGAGATGACTTTAAGGAAGCGGAATGGTTCCTCACCACCGTTGAGGTAAACTACAAGTTTAATAAATATCTTCTGGCAGGAAGCGGATATATGTCTCTAGCACGATACAAGGCATCCGACGAGTTACGAAACCGATATTATCTCTACGCTACGGGGACTTATTCGGCCGGACGTTTTACCCTCTCTGTCCGGGAACGTTTTCAAAGTACCTATAAGGTTCACGCCGAACATCCCAAGAATTATCTGCGTTCGATGCTGACCCTCTCCTATAAGATCCGCAAGAGTGGTTTCTGTCCTTTTGCCTACACCGAGGTCTTCAATGATACGCGAAATAAGATGCGGTCCGATAAGATCCGTTTCTCCACAGGAAGTAATTACCAACTAAACCCGAACAATAACCTCCAACTCTATTATCGCTACCATATATTTAATGTAGACGATCCCGTGAATTACCGCCATGCGATCGGTATCTGCTATACCCATCGTTTTTAATAAGAATTTTCGTACCTTCGCGTCCCGAGTGCTTGATAAACCTCGTTAAAAACAAGAAGACATGCAAAAAACAGTTACAGTACCTTTCATGCTGCTAGGTATACTTTTTAATATATGCCTTGTAGCGTCCAATCTTTTAGAGACAAAAGTAGTGCAAGTAGGCGGTATAACGGCTACCGCAGGTTTGATCGTATTCCCGATCTCGTATATCATCAATGATTGTATAGCGGAAGTGTGGGGATTCAAGAAGGCACGGCTAATTATCTGGAGTGGCTTCGCCTCTAATTTCCTAGTGATCGCTTTCGCGCAATTGGCGGTATTATTACCGGCCGCCCCTTTCTGGGAGGGGGAGGAAGGTTTCAATTTCGTCTTCGGGATGGCCCCACGTATAGCGGTCGCCAGCTTGATAGCGTTTTTGGCCGGTTCTTTCCTGAACGCCTATGTGATGAGCAAAATGAAAATCGCCTCCAACGGAAAGAATTTCTCGTTACGAGCGATCGTATCTACCCTTATCGGTGAGAGCGCCGATTCCCTGATCTTTTTCCCGATCGCCTTCGCCGGATTGATCCCGGCCGGAGAATTGCTTATCATGATCGGGACGCAGGCGGTACTTAAATCCTTGTACGAGGTTATCATCCTTCCCGTCACCATCCGTGTCGTAAAGTACATCAAGAAAGTAGACGGGAATGATGTGTATGATCTTGGTACCTCGTATAATATCCTAAAGGTTAAAGACATTTAGGCCGGGACCAAACAATGACCGGCCTTCATTTGAATAGATGCGACCAATCCTCCCTTTGCTGCGGCATATAGGACTTCATTCCCAATAATTCAGCCGCCCGGCAATTCACGGAAGCGTCATCAATCAGCATAGTCTCCTCGGCTAAAAGATTCGAGTCCTTCAGTACGTACTCAAAAATATCCGCGTTCGGCTTCAGCATATGCAATTCGTAAGAGAGGTAAATCTTATGGAAGAAATCTTGGGCACAAAGACCTTGATAAGAGAAATAGGTATCTTCGGACCATTTCCAATGAAGCTCGTTCGTATTGCTCAGAAGCATCGTATTATAGCGTTCACGAAGCTCCAATAGCAGACGCAACTTATTTTCCGGGACGTCTCCCAACATGGCGATCCATGCCGTGTCGATTTGTTCGTCCGTCAGGGGCTTCCCCGATAAGGCACGAATATCATCGCGAAACTGTTCCACCGAAATCGTTCCCAACTCTAATCGCTCAAACAAGTCCTTATGTTGATAGTTATTCGTGATCTGCTCCCGGATATTCTCCACGCCCAGATTCTCGAAAGCCTCGATACAACGGTTGCGAGTCAGGTTAATAAGCACACCGCCCAAGTCTATAATCAAGTTCTTTATGCCTTCCATATCATTTCTTTTTATACCAGCTACGACGTCTGCGATGTCGTCTTTTCTGTTGATAACGATTGATCCGCTTGTAAACGACCCAGACAAACAACAAGCCGAAAACAGCGAATATCAATATAACAATCCAAGAGTTAAGATTGTCACCTTTTACCCGGCTCCACATTTCCAGAACCACCTCCGTCTCGTTCCCGAAATCACGGATCATGGCACAACGTTCCACGACCTTCCGGTCCGGATATTGAGCCGGGTCTATCTGGACACGCTCCGCTCCCGGTCCGAAGAAATAACTTACGTCCGAGAACTCGGTCTGCGTCGTATCGATCTTTTCCGCCAATATTTCCGGGGTGGCCACGGTGCTGACATATCCGGTCACCTCCATATTACGGCTGACGATGTCCGGACGGCATAGATAGTCCATAAAATAACTGGCCGCCTTCACGTTGCGAGCGTATTTAGGGATCGCCCAACCATCGTACCAGATATTACTACCCTCCAAAGGAACCTCATACCCCAGATCTACGCCTACGGCACTCGCCTCTTCCATGGCCCAGACCGCGTCGCCGCTCCAAGTGAAATTCAGCCACGCCTTTCCTTTCGTCATCATCTCCTTACCGAAATCGGCCTCCCAACCGGCGATATTCGGTTTCATCTTCTTCAAGTATTCCTCGGCGATAGCGATCATTTCCGGGGAGCTATCGTTCATCAATTGCTCCACCGTGATCGTACCATTCGCCAATTCCCTCGCATGGGCGTATATGATAGCGGTTCCATAAGCGTCACGATAACTATCCTTCATCAAGATCTTATTCCTGAAACGAGGGTCCCAAAGGCATTTCCACGACATTACCTCGTCCCTCGAGACATCGGCTTTATTATACAACAGGCCGGCGGTTCCCCACATATAAGGAACCACGTAGTCGGTAGTCTTACGGCCCGGCTGACTTAACTTATTCAGTTCCTCTTGGATATAGGGAGAGACATTGTTGATATAATCCGGTGTCTTCCCGAAATTACGGTCGATCGGTAGCAAGAGATTTTTCCGCAGCATGCGCTCAAGGATATACTCCGAAGGGCAAATCAAGTCGAAATCCTCATGCCCCCGTTCGATCTTGGTCAACATGATCTCATTGATATCAAAGACCTGATAGATAATCCGGACCTCCTCACCCGTCTGTTCCTTATACCATTTCGGGAAATCCGTCAGGACGTCCTCGTCGATATAATCTCCCCAGTTATAAATCTTCAAGATCTTACTTCTCTCCTCGTCCGAGCGCCCGCAAGAAGTGAACAGCCCCATAAGCAGGGCCAAAACAGACAAAATCGATATAAATTTCTTCATTTTCATTTACGCTCGCTTCGCTTTCTCAGCACGTTTATTTATAACAATCAACAATACTAACACGGTTACGAATATAATCGTTGAGAGGGGACGCAACTCCGGGGTCAATCCTCCTTTCCGGGCATCCGCATAGATAAAGGTGGAAAGGGTTTCCAAGCCCTCATTACCAATCGTAAATATGGTCACGGCGAAATCGTCGATAGAGAGCGTGAAGGCAAGGATAAAACCACTGATCATACCCGGACGGATTTCCGGGAAGATCACCTTCCGCAAGGCTTGAAACGGAGTCGCCCCCAAATCCAACGCCGCCTCGTAGATATTCTGGTTCATCTGTTTCAAGCGGGGCATGACGCTTAATACCACATACGGCGTACAGAACGTGATATGCGCCAACACGACCGTCGTCAAACCTTGAGAGATCCCTAAGCTGACAAACAACAGGAACAAGGAAATACCGGTGATGATATCCGGATTCAACATCGGGATGTTATTGACAAAGCTCACGGCGTTACGGGCCCTTGTCTTCAAATTAAAGATCCCGATAGCGGCCACGCTTCCCAACAAGGTAGATACCGTAGCGGCTATCATGGCGATAGCGAACGTATTCCAAAGGGCGCTTACCAACGAGTGCTGCACGTTGCCGGCAAAAAGGGAGCTATATAATTTCGTGGAGAACCCGGTCCAGTTACCCAGCACTTTCGCCTCCGTGAACGAGAAGATCATGATAATCAGGATCGGCGAGTAGAGCAACAAAAGCAAAGCCCACAGATATCCCTTAGCTAAATATTTCACCATCAGATAAGCCCTCCCTCATTCGCCGAATCACTGCTCTCATTACTGAACAATCCCGTGATTCCGATTAATAACAACATGATAAGAGAAAGCGCCGCCCCGTAGTTCCACATACCGTTATTGATATTCTCCTGTATGGTCGTACCGAAGAGCTTGATATTGTTCATCGTCAACAATTCGGCGATGGCAAACGTAGAGATGGTCGGCATAAACACCATCATGATACCACTCATCACTCCCGGCATCGATAGTGGGAATACGGCCTTGATAAATACCTGCGACGGATTCGCCCCCAAGTCTTGCGCCGCCTCTATCAAGCTGTGATCCATTTTCTGGAGCGTATTATAAATCGGGTAGATCATAAAGGGCAAGAAGTTGTACACCATGCCAAAGATCAAGGCCCCCTCTCCCAGCGGGAAATTCAAGAAATCGAACAAAGCCACGGTAGCCAACGTACGGATCAAGATATTGACCCACATCGGAAGGATAAACAAAACGACCATCGTACGGGAAGTATTAAACCGGGCTTGGCTCAATATCCAAGCGGCCGGATATCCCAGCAGCAGACAAAGGATGGTCGTTATCAAAGCGATCCCGACTGAATACACGAAGGTGTTGATCGCCTCGGGATGGATCATGAACTTACGGAAGTTGGCGAAGGTAAACATCCCCTCGTCATTCGTAAAGGCGTAATACACGATCAAGAAGAGCGGTATCACGACAAAGATGGCCAAGAACAGGACATAAGGAATGGTCCAGTTCCTTCGTCTCATAAAAAATGCAGAAAACGTATTGATCACTTCCTTCCCTTTTTAAGCATGAATAATTCGAATTTTATCCGGGGCGATCGTTATGCCGACATGATCTCCATCATCCCATACATCGTTGGTATCGACAAAGATGTCCTCGTCCCAATCCGTAAACACGGTCAGATGATAATGGTTGCCTTTGTAGAGGATAAATTTTACTTCTCCGGTCAAGCGACCGTCTTCCTCGTTATCCTCCAAGATCACATCTTTAAAATCGATCTCGACTTTCACAGGCGTATTTGGCTCTATATCGGTTACTTCCTTACATTCGAACGTACAGCCTAGGAATTCCACATGCGTAGCGTCGATAAGCTTTCCCTCGAAGGTATTGCAAATACGCTCTTTCTTCATTACATGGATATCGAAAGGCTTGATAAGAAGCCCGACCTCGCTACCTGCCTCGAAACAGTGGTAATCCTGTACCATGAACTCGTATCCGTTCGGGGTTTGCACCATCATCTCGTAATGCACACCCTTAAAGATGGAGGAGGTTACCGTACCCGTCAACATCGCCGCCTCCGACGGCTCGAAGATGTAAATATCCTCGGGGCGCAACACGACATCTACCGGCATTTGCTCCCCGAATCCCTCATCCACGCACTCGAACTCATGACCGGCGAAAGAGACTTGCCTATCCTTGATCATCGTCCCGTTCAAGATGTTACTCTCACCGATGAAATCAGCGACGAACGAATTGACCGGCTCGTTATAAATATCGATCGGGGTACCGATTTGCTGGATCTTTCCCTCGCTCATGACAACGATCGTGTCGCTCAGCGTCAGCGCTTCCTCTTGGTCGTGGGTCACGTACACGAACGTAATGCCTAAGGACTTATGCATCTCTTTCAATTCCATTTGCATGTCCTTGCGCATCTTCAAGTCCAAGGCCGCCAACGGCTCATCCAGCAATAACACCTCCGGCTCATTCACGATAGCGCGAGCGATCGCCACACGTTGCTGCTGGCCACCGGAAAGGGAATCGACATCCCGATCCTCATAGTCTGTCAACCCTACCATTTTCAACGCCTGTTTCACTTTCTTCTCGATCGTGGCGGAAGGAAGTTTCTTCAGCTTCAGGCCAAAGGCGATATTATTGTACACATTCAGATGTGGAAATAAAGCATATTTCTGGAATACCGTATTTACGGGACGTTTATGCGGCGGCGTCTGCGTAATCTCCTTCCCGGACATCGTGATAACGCCCTCGGAGGCCGTCTGGAAGCCGGCTATCAAACGCAACAGGGTAGTCTTTCCGCAACCGGAAGGCCCCAAAATGGTTACAAACTCGCCCTTGCGGACCTGTAAATTTACATCATTCAGCACGGCCTTCTCGCCAAAATACTTCGATACGTGCTCCACGCTGATAATGCGATCCGATTTTCGTATTGACATTCTCGCTTGATCTAATTAGAATTAAACAATCATGAACAATGTTCTTATTTATTTTTGCGCGAATGTACAGATTTTAATAAGGCCGGGCACTATCGTTTTTACAAAATCTGACCTTACACCGGGTGAGAAGCGTCGCATTTCTCCAAGATTCGACCGCGCACCCGACGCGGGCGGGATATTTGGGAAATATTCAATCCACGTATATCCGGTAGCTCCCCGATCCCAATCGGTACACAGCCTTCCCATCCTTCAATCCCACGGGCGTGATCCCCTCCTGCCCTTTCTCCATACGAACGGACTTCTCCGATTTGGCGGGCAGATATAAGGTAGCCGTCGTATTAGCGGGAATGGTTGCCTCGTATATATAGCCCTTCTTTTGGATTTGCCATCCACTCTCGATACGGCCATAGGCGGAATCGTAATGACCCCGGATGAACGAGAAGGTTCCGCCGATACGGGGTTGAAGGATGATGTGCTTATAGGCGGGTTGTTCCTCATCCCGCTGGATACCCAAGGTATAAGCTATCATCCACTCCTCGATAGCGCCATACGAATAATGGTTGAAAGAGTTCATATCCACAGGGCCGAAGCCATTTACCAACGTGTAGGAATTCCAACGTTCCCAAATCGTGGTAGCGCCTTGCAGGACAGGATACAGCCATGAAGGATAGGCGGTTTGCTCAAACAGCTTATAGGCGACATCGTCATAACCATTGTCGGATAATACCAAATTCAGGTAAGGCGTACCGATAAAGCCGGTCGTAAGCGTATAATTATGTTTCTTGATATTCTCTACCAGATACCGGATCGCCAAGGGTTTGTTTTTCTCATTGAACAGATCGAACTGGAGAGGAACCACGTATGAGGTCTGCGTATCCACGATCTTCGCCTCGGTAGCCGCCGTTCCGGGCCACATACCTACTTGCGAATCCTTGCCAAAGATAGATTCCACCGTCGGGGCGAACGTGCGTCCTTCCTCGTTTACGAACAAGTCGTTAAAGGACCTCTTCACGTTCTCGTAGAAAGTACGGAAACGCCTTTGGTCCGCATCCTTCCCTAAACGTTTCGCTACCTGCTCCATAATCAAAGCGTCGTAGGCGGAGTAAGCGGTGTTCGTCAACATGGAATTCGTCGGCTCGATAGCCAGCCAATCGCCGAAACCACCGAAGGGCTGTACATAGCGTACGGCACGACGCTCCAAATAATCCATATAAGCGACCATGGAAGCGTAATGTTGCTCCAGAATACGCACGTCTCCGTATTGTTGATACATTTGCCACGGTACGATCACGCCGGCTTCCATCCATCCCATGGCACCTCCGCCATCCTCCGCGCCGTGTGGAGGGAAACCGACCACGGGTATATAGTTCGCGTAACTACCGTCATCTCCTTGATTATCCCGGACCGAGTAGAGCCAACGGGTGTAAAACGGATCGACATTCATATTATAAGTAGCCGTACGAGCAAATACCTGCGCATCCCCTGTCCAGCCCATACGCTCATCCCGTTGCGGGCAATCGGTCGGAACCGACAGGAAATTACCCCGTTGGCCCCAAATGATATTGCTGAACAAACGGTTGACACGCTCGTCCGACGTCTCATAACCGCTCGTCCGCGCACCGATAGATTCCAGCACGATCCCTTTCACCGCCTCCAAGGGTAACGGCCTCTCCAACCCGTGAATCTCCACGTAACGGAAACCATGGAACGTAAAGCGAGGCTCATACGTCTCACCCGCCGCATCCCCTCTCAGGATATAACGATCCGTGGAAAGGGCGCTCCGGTAATTATCCGTATAGACTTGCCCTTTCTTCTCCTTATACATCGCGATCGTGTACGGGGCGACAGGTTTGGTAGGGATCGTTTCCGGATAATTCATCTCCCCGAAACGGATCGTGATTTCCTGTCCGGCCTTTCCCTTGAAAGTCAGACGGGGAACACCGACCATATTCTGCCCCATATCATAGACATAGACGCCGGGAATAGGCTCTACCATGGACTGAGCGGTCAGGGTCACATTATTTTGTATCGGGCTGCCTACATATCCTTGGATCTCCACATTTACCGGAGGAGCGGCGAATAAGGTCGCCGGTTTCCATGACGAGTCATCAAAACCCGGAGCATCCCAGCCGTTCACCTCTTTCCGGGCATCATATTCCTCTCCATTCTGAAGGCCGTTAAAAGTGATCGGTCCCCGGTCATAACATTTCCAGCTATCATTCGTAACGATCGTCTCACGAGTACCGTCGGCATACTCGATCACGATCTTTCCCAATAAGGACTGGCGGGTTCCGTATTGATCCTGCCAACCGGTAAGGAAACCGCTATGCTCGCTCCACCATCCGGCGCCCAACATCGCCCCGATACCATTATCGCCCGGTCGTAGCAAATCCGTTATATCATACGTATTATACATGATACGGTAACGGTAATCCGTCCAACCCGGATTCAGATAATCCTTTCCAACCTTCTGCCCGTTCACCGAGAACTCGTAGACACCCCTAGCGGTAGCGTATAAACGGGCGCTCTTGACCGGTTTCTCTATCTTTATCGCTTTCCGGAGCATGGGAGCGGATACGTTCTCGCCCGGATACCAGACATTGAGCTTTCCCTCCCCTTTCTCCACATAAGTCTCGGCAGGATTGTACAGAAGCGTATTCCACGTATCCTCGCTGATACACAAGTTGGAGAATGTAGCGGTCTGCCCTTTAGGTTGCAGGAAACCGATCGCGTACAAACGGCAATGATAAACCAACTCTCCATCCGGATAAGGATACACGGTGAAAGCCCCTTCCTTGCCTCCCCAGAAATCACCACGGCTCTTCCGTTCTTTCTCCTCGGGAGTCAAAGAGGAATTCACCAAGGTCTTTCCATCGATCTCTATATCCACGAAATATTTCAAGGCATATTGGGCCGTCGTCACCTTCAACCGGATATGATGCGCCTTATGCTTATCCGAGGCTGGGATGATGGAGGCCAGACTCTCCGAGGCGTCTTGCGTCGTTTTTCCATCCGTGGTATGGCGTAAGATGAAACGGGCGTCCCCCGAACCATTCAAGTCCAGTTCAGCAGACACATAATTATCAGCGTCCCTCGCCCCAAAGACAAATGCGGCTTTATCATTACCCTCGGCCACCCGCACATCATAGTCGATCACATAATGCGAGCGATATTTGGAGAGTTGTGTCTCCGACGAGCCGATCCAACGGGCGCCACTCCATCCGGAACCCAGAAGACCGGTCTCGAACCACGCAGGCTCGGTGGAGGTAATTTCCGTTCCCGATTCATCCCATACGGAAACTTTCCAATAATAGCGAGTGGAAGGTTGTAATGCTTTTCCTTGATAAACTACGCCGACCGATTCCCCGGAAAGAACCTTTCCCGAATCATAGATATAACGCCCGGCAGCCAATTGCTCCGGACTATCGGCCACCCATAACCGATAAGCCTGCCCACAGGCCCCATAGCGATCGGACTCCATCTGCCAGTTAAAACGTGGCTGACTGACATCAATTCCCAGTGGATTGGTTTGATACTCAACCTGTAGGTTCTTCAATACGGTAACCGCACCCAGAGGTAGCCATCCGGCCAGCAACCCTAAGATTATAGACAAAATACATCGTGTGCTCTTCATAATACAAAGAATTAAAATGATAACGGTACAAAAATATCCATTATCATCTTAACTCTTTGTTTCATTTTTGGGAGAAGATGTAGCAGTTTTGACACTACTCAATCTTTCCTACCATCTTGGACGGGTCTACCCAACGATCAAACTCCTCGGCGGTCACATAACCGGACTCGATAGCCGCCTCCCGCAAAGTCTTATTTTCTTGATAGGCTTTCTGGGCGATAGCGGCGGCCTTGTAATATCCTATTTTCGGATTCAAGGCGGTAACCAGCATTAAGGAGCTATCCAGATGGCGTTTGATGTTTTCGTTCACCGGGGTAATGCCTTTTACGCAATGTTCGCTGAAATTCAGGCAACCGTCACCGATCAAGCGGGCGCTTTGCAAGAAGTTCGAGATAATCACCGGCTTAAATACGTTCAACTCGAACTGCCCGTTGGAGCCGGCTATCGAGATTGTCACGTCGTTACCCATTACTTGAGCGGCGATCATCGTCAATGACTCGCATTGCGTAGGATTCACCTTTCCCGGCATGATGGAGGAACCCGGCTCGTTCTCCGGCAAATGGATCTCACCGATACCGGCACGAGGACCTGAGCCCAACATTCGTATATCGTTTGCGATCTTCATTAAGCTGACCGCTACGGATTTCAAGGCTCCATGCGCCTCAACCAAGGCATCATGGGTAGCTAGGGCCTCGAATTTATTCGGAGCGGTTACAAAAGGAAGCCCAGTCAACTCTGATATCTTCTTAGCGACACACTCGTCATAATTGACCGGGGCGTTAATACCGGTCCCAACCGCCGTACCTCCTAAAGCCAATTCGGAGATATGCGATAGGGAATCCTTTACTTTCCGTATACCATATTCTAATTGAGCCGCATAGCCACTGAACTCTTGCCCCAATGTCAATGGAGTGGCATCCATAAAATGAGTCCTCCCGATCTTCACGATCTTCATGAACTCCTCACTTTTTAGCGCCAACGCACGATACAGACTCTCCAATCCCGGGATCGTCACCTCCGCTATCACCTTATAGGCGGCAATATGCATAGCGGAAGGAAACGTATCATTGGAGGATTGCGATTTATTCACG from Parabacteroides distasonis ATCC 8503 includes these protein-coding regions:
- a CDS encoding DUF2490 domain-containing protein; amino-acid sequence: MKNTSYTKRSIYLILFFIIGCTSSLYGMEGAGVYFKASLCGKIYKHFSFLVEEDIRPRDDFKEAEWFLTTVEVNYKFNKYLLAGSGYMSLARYKASDELRNRYYLYATGTYSAGRFTLSVRERFQSTYKVHAEHPKNYLRSMLTLSYKIRKSGFCPFAYTEVFNDTRNKMRSDKIRFSTGSNYQLNPNNNLQLYYRYHIFNVDDPVNYRHAIGICYTHRF
- a CDS encoding queuosine precursor transporter, which encodes MQKTVTVPFMLLGILFNICLVASNLLETKVVQVGGITATAGLIVFPISYIINDCIAEVWGFKKARLIIWSGFASNFLVIAFAQLAVLLPAAPFWEGEEGFNFVFGMAPRIAVASLIAFLAGSFLNAYVMSKMKIASNGKNFSLRAIVSTLIGESADSLIFFPIAFAGLIPAGELLIMIGTQAVLKSLYEVIILPVTIRVVKYIKKVDGNDVYDLGTSYNILKVKDI
- a CDS encoding HAD family hydrolase; protein product: MEGIKNLIIDLGGVLINLTRNRCIEAFENLGVENIREQITNNYQHKDLFERLELGTISVEQFRDDIRALSGKPLTDEQIDTAWIAMLGDVPENKLRLLLELRERYNTMLLSNTNELHWKWSEDTYFSYQGLCAQDFFHKIYLSYELHMLKPNADIFEYVLKDSNLLAEETMLIDDASVNCRAAELLGMKSYMPQQREDWSHLFK
- a CDS encoding ABC transporter substrate-binding protein; protein product: MKKFISILSVLALLMGLFTSCGRSDEERSKILKIYNWGDYIDEDVLTDFPKWYKEQTGEEVRIIYQVFDINEIMLTKIERGHEDFDLICPSEYILERMLRKNLLLPIDRNFGKTPDYINNVSPYIQEELNKLSQPGRKTTDYVVPYMWGTAGLLYNKADVSRDEVMSWKCLWDPRFRNKILMKDSYRDAYGTAIIYAHARELANGTITVEQLMNDSSPEMIAIAEEYLKKMKPNIAGWEADFGKEMMTKGKAWLNFTWSGDAVWAMEEASAVGVDLGYEVPLEGSNIWYDGWAIPKYARNVKAASYFMDYLCRPDIVSRNMEVTGYVSTVATPEILAEKIDTTQTEFSDVSYFFGPGAERVQIDPAQYPDRKVVERCAMIRDFGNETEVVLEMWSRVKGDNLNSWIVILIFAVFGLLFVWVVYKRINRYQQKRRHRRRRSWYKKK
- a CDS encoding ABC transporter permease; amino-acid sequence: MVKYLAKGYLWALLLLLYSPILIIMIFSFTEAKVLGNWTGFSTKLYSSLFAGNVQHSLVSALWNTFAIAMIAATVSTLLGSVAAIGIFNLKTRARNAVSFVNNIPMLNPDIITGISLFLLFVSLGISQGLTTVVLAHITFCTPYVVLSVMPRLKQMNQNIYEAALDLGATPFQALRKVIFPEIRPGMISGFILAFTLSIDDFAVTIFTIGNEGLETLSTFIYADARKGGLTPELRPLSTIIFVTVLVLLIVINKRAEKAKRA
- a CDS encoding ABC transporter permease, translating into MINTFSAFFMRRRNWTIPYVLFLAIFVVIPLFLIVYYAFTNDEGMFTFANFRKFMIHPEAINTFVYSVGIALITTILCLLLGYPAAWILSQARFNTSRTMVVLFILPMWVNILIRTLATVALFDFLNFPLGEGALIFGMVYNFLPFMIYPIYNTLQKMDHSLIEAAQDLGANPSQVFIKAVFPLSMPGVMSGIMMVFMPTISTFAIAELLTMNNIKLFGTTIQENINNGMWNYGAALSLIMLLLIGITGLFSNESSDSANEGGLI
- the potA gene encoding polyamine ABC transporter ATP-binding protein: MSIRKSDRIISVEHVSKYFGEKAVLNDVNLQVRKGEFVTILGPSGCGKTTLLRLIAGFQTASEGVITMSGKEITQTPPHKRPVNTVFQKYALFPHLNVYNNIAFGLKLKKLPSATIEKKVKQALKMVGLTDYEDRDVDSLSGGQQQRVAIARAIVNEPEVLLLDEPLAALDLKMRKDMQMELKEMHKSLGITFVYVTHDQEEALTLSDTIVVMSEGKIQQIGTPIDIYNEPVNSFVADFIGESNILNGTMIKDRQVSFAGHEFECVDEGFGEQMPVDVVLRPEDIYIFEPSEAAMLTGTVTSSIFKGVHYEMMVQTPNGYEFMVQDYHCFEAGSEVGLLIKPFDIHVMKKERICNTFEGKLIDATHVEFLGCTFECKEVTDIEPNTPVKVEIDFKDVILEDNEEDGRLTGEVKFILYKGNHYHLTVFTDWDEDIFVDTNDVWDDGDHVGITIAPDKIRIIHA
- a CDS encoding alpha-L-rhamnosidase; this encodes MKSTRCILSIILGLLAGWLPLGAVTVLKNLQVEYQTNPLGIDVSQPRFNWQMESDRYGACGQAYRLWVADSPEQLAAGRYIYDSGKVLSGESVGVVYQGKALQPSTRYYWKVSVWDESGTEITSTEPAWFETGLLGSGWSGARWIGSSETQLSKYRSHYVIDYDVRVAEGNDKAAFVFGARDADNYVSAELDLNGSGDARFILRHTTDGKTTQDASESLASIIPASDKHKAHHIRLKVTTAQYALKYFVDIEIDGKTLVNSSLTPEEKERKSRGDFWGGKEGAFTVYPYPDGELVYHCRLYAIGFLQPKGQTATFSNLCISEDTWNTLLYNPAETYVEKGEGKLNVWYPGENVSAPMLRKAIKIEKPVKSARLYATARGVYEFSVNGQKVGKDYLNPGWTDYRYRIMYNTYDITDLLRPGDNGIGAMLGAGWWSEHSGFLTGWQDQYGTRQSLLGKIVIEYADGTRETIVTNDSWKCYDRGPITFNGLQNGEEYDARKEVNGWDAPGFDDSSWKPATLFAAPPVNVEIQGYVGSPIQNNVTLTAQSMVEPIPGVYVYDMGQNMVGVPRLTFKGKAGQEITIRFGEMNYPETIPTKPVAPYTIAMYKEKKGQVYTDNYRSALSTDRYILRGDAAGETYEPRFTFHGFRYVEIHGLERPLPLEAVKGIVLESIGARTSGYETSDERVNRLFSNIIWGQRGNFLSVPTDCPQRDERMGWTGDAQVFARTATYNMNVDPFYTRWLYSVRDNQGDDGSYANYIPVVGFPPHGAEDGGGAMGWMEAGVIVPWQMYQQYGDVRILEQHYASMVAYMDYLERRAVRYVQPFGGFGDWLAIEPTNSMLTNTAYSAYDALIMEQVAKRLGKDADQRRFRTFYENVKRSFNDLFVNEEGRTFAPTVESIFGKDSQVGMWPGTAATEAKIVDTQTSYVVPLQFDLFNEKNKPLAIRYLVENIKKHNYTLTTGFIGTPYLNLVLSDNGYDDVAYKLFEQTAYPSWLYPVLQGATTIWERWNSYTLVNGFGPVDMNSFNHYSYGAIEEWMIAYTLGIQRDEEQPAYKHIILQPRIGGTFSFIRGHYDSAYGRIESGWQIQKKGYIYEATIPANTTATLYLPAKSEKSVRMEKGQEGITPVGLKDGKAVYRLGSGSYRIYVD
- the fumC gene encoding class II fumarate hydratase; amino-acid sequence: MKYRIEKDTLGEVEVPADVYYGPQTQRSVNNFKIATDISRMPEEVIEAFAYLKKGAALANKDAGVLSPEKCELIGKVCDEILAGKLNDSFPLIVWQTGSGTQTNMNVNEVIANRAHVLSGGKLTDKEKVLLPNDDVNKSQSSNDTFPSAMHIAAYKVIAEVTIPGLESLYRALALKSEEFMKIVKIGRTHFMDATPLTLGQEFSGYAAQLEYGIRKVKDSLSHISELALGGTAVGTGINAPVNYDECVAKKISELTGLPFVTAPNKFEALATHDALVEAHGALKSVAVSLMKIANDIRMLGSGPRAGIGEIHLPENEPGSSIMPGKVNPTQCESLTMIAAQVMGNDVTISIAGSNGQFELNVFKPVIISNFLQSARLIGDGCLNFSEHCVKGITPVNENIKRHLDSSLMLVTALNPKIGYYKAAAIAQKAYQENKTLREAAIESGYVTAEEFDRWVDPSKMVGKIE